The genomic region atttaaataacgTTTAAGTTGTAACACGTTCTCCTTAAATGATGTTTAACGCTAGGAAATCAGAACATTTGTTATCATGTCCATCttacatgttcatattttagGGACTACGACACGGAAAACCGAGCGAGAAAACAAAGACCTCAGTTAACAAGTTTAACGTATGATTATGGACAAGATTCTTTCGAAATGCAAAGTTGCCGAGATTGTTTACGCAAGGACAAGGACATACTTGACCTAAAAGAACAGTTGAACAGGTACgatttcttcatttttgataACGAGTTTATATTGTCTGATAACGAAAATACTTCTGTATTGCATTAACGTGTTTGAGCTTATTACATTGTTTCTGAAATAAAGACACATTTTAGGTCCAACCGATATGAGCACAAAAGAAAATGTCCCGAGTGTGAAATGAATGAAGCCACAGTCTCCAGTTTACATGACCAGTAAGATTTGAAATGTTAGAgttaaaatgacataatttgtatttgtgttgtcTTACAAACATCAGCGACAGCAGCAAAATCGTCTGTGTCTTTTACCTGCGATTGCTGAATATCCACTGACTGATCGATACTTGATAACGTTGTTGGTTCCAGAGAAAAACACTTGCTAAAGCAGATCGACGATATGAAAAGTACGAAGTAGAAGGCGAATGTACGCAGTATGCAGTTGTACATGCCACAATAACATTTTGTCGTTACATGTTTTCTGATTCAATTGAAAGGAAATCCATACTCCATATCGATCTTCTGACAGTctcatgtattgttttgattaagTGATGCTTTTCTATAGTTACGCTTCACTCTATTACTCATGTTCTGATTTTAATCGAATCACTCGAAAGTTCTTCTAGTTGACGGTTTACTGCGTTAATTTTGACATATTTCAGTATAAAACAATTGGAAAACCAGATTGCGGACACATCGAGGCAGCTagacaatttaaaacaaagccTTAAGAAAGAAAGAAGCGAAAAAGAAGATGCCTTGACATGGTAcgaataaaacaattcatttaaatacgCACCATTTCTCGGGATTCGCATCAGATAACTGCACAGAATAGATCATAACATAGCGAATGAAAGAAAGGTCGAAgcataactttatttaatttatatatattgcgaTAAATGTATACATGGTACAGTTTTAACGTCCGGCTTACACTGGCCTATATATCATACTTCCTTCTCTTACAGCTTAAGCTCGCTAGCTTCAAGCGAGTTGCGGGACAACAACCCGAATATTACGAACTTGAGTGACCAGAATCGACCTACAAAGATCGCGGAGAAGATGTCCGAACTTTATGATAACGAATGGACAGAAGCCTTTGACAGTCTTGTACAGTCAAAGTCTGAAACAGATATAATTGTATCGCTATCGGGCGTTTTGAAGGTAACCAGTTTTTCAGTAAGCATACTTATACATATGACACAGTTATGTCTCAATTGCATTGGTATAATAATTACATAGTtatgtcatattgtataacatcaGATATAGGGAGTAGAATTAATTATAGATTCAAGTCATGTATACCCTGTAATTTTAGTATATcttgttcgttttttttttatctttcaggAAGTTTTTGAAATATGCACAAGATTAGCGTGGACCAACTTTTTTGAGAACATACAGGCTGCTATTTATCCTAACATACAGGTTTACTTTTTggtctgttttaaattttaaacataccTCTATAATTTACTTATGCTGTTTATATGTACGTTCAAACTGTGCTTATATGTATCTGTTTGCATCTTAATAGAAACCATGACATAGCCGAAACCTAGAATATGACTTTACAATACGGTGTcacaattaaaatgttcattttgtacAGAAAGAACCTTTGTCTGATCACTTCAAACAGCAAGTAAAGGAGTATAGGAAGCTACGAGCACCAGGAATGACGAAGCATCTCTTAAAGGTAACGTGCTTGTATACATggtaaatatataatgtgtagTTTTGCCAtaagttttaaatacattttgacgCGCATATTGTATAGTTTGTGgagttttactatttttttctgttgaCGCAAGTGTTCACTTTGAAAATATTGCCAAGACCAAGCACCGATCACAGGTTTAGACATAAAGGAGGTGATGAACAATTTCGAAAGAAGAATTAGACTTTATgtatcaactattacgtatttgacgcgaTACGGGGACAATGGCCGTACCATTACCAGACAATTGACGAAACCTGCATACTTACTCGTACACAGATATTAGGAAATAATTGGTTTGGTCATTTGTAGGTAGTTCGGGAGAAAATACCACGAGGTATGCTTCCATCACAGTCAAAAGAAATGATGGCATATTTCGCCAAGTGTTTAGAAGTCAGCTGGTTGGCAGCAGTACAGGACCCGCCCTTGGCTCTTAACTTTTGTCCTGGTGAAAAATTTGATACAGCCCTTTTTAAAGATTATAACAAGAGAGTAGGACCATATGTGGAGTTCCTGGTACagttttttctctctttttctCTCTTTAGATATTTCGaatgaaaatgcatgatttacCCTATGCAATTCTTTTTTGTGGCTATGGCAAATTGAATATACAATTAAATGGAGcttgttatttgttgtttaagggttttaaacatgatttgttctTGAATCACTCATTCTACGCCCATTGAATCTCTTTGAAACACCCCTCGATCTGCTAAAACGGATTAAACGCAGTGCTCGAGTTAAAACATAGAATAATAAGtatcagataataaaataattttcaaatacacATTCTTAATAACTTTATGATAGTGTTCGGATATCAATTAGTCACTATATggattttttataattgaatgtTTAAACCAACACAGAAAAATAGACTGAAATctacagtttaaacaaaatggcgCTATCAATATGTACAATCATTGATAATCACATTTCTCCACGTTTATTTGTGTGTTGGGCAAGTGCGAGATGGAGTCTTAAACCCAAAATGTGTTTCACTGCCTCGTCTGCTATAGGATTTGCTGGAGTTTATGTTCGTCACATTGATCATGTCTTGATTGTCCGTTTGTCTGTTTGCTTTTGATACGGGTAcgatggttatttatttcgaattatattattatatgtctTTATTGTCGTTTATAATTTACGTGGGAAAACTGGCAATAATTCACTCAATCCGTAGAAATTTAAATGTCGATTGAACGCCACCTATTGACACAAAATGTCGGTTTATAGTACTAATTTATCTCGGAAATATCtataatgaaacatatctttataaatGGTGACAGTTTCTCATTGGGTAATGGTAAGGAATAGGGGCCATAATCCggtattgttaaaaataagtcGTTTACCGATTTGAAAATACACAACAGTGTATCATTAATTTCAGGTTTGGCCCGCACTTCATCTATATGCCAATGGGCCCTTATTGACAAAAGGAGTAGCACAAGGCTGCCAACAAAACCCATATAATCGTAGAAGATTTATTCCATCTGATCAGTCGTTCACGTTTCGATTCGAACAACAACGGTTAAGTAAAACAGAATGTATAGAACGATTAAACTAGATGATTTCCATTTCAGAATTTCAACGACCTTTTAGTCATAGTTCCATCCCTTAAAGCCTATATTTTCAAATGACCTAATAAATAGTGACAagcacatttattatttttgtaaattaaactaaaaaagGGGAAAGTCGTACTTTAATCATTGTAAGTTGGAAAGGTATATTCAGTCGTTATATGAATACAGCCACAGTAAGAAAGCCGTGCTCTAATGCATGTATCGTTTTTTGTATATGGAAAATAATCATAAgctatttatatacaaaacgCAATTTTAACGACATGTTCAtatcagtaaaaaaatattttaattcatcacattgaATATGTAAAAATCATTCACTTATATTTTTAGCTAATTCATcatatgtttatcatttaagcACATATATTGTAACATTCAATGCATGATACAGTGAGAAGTCCCTTAGTCAAACACTAGACGAATCtcctattaaagctgcactctcacaggttaaaactcaaatgtaaatatctgcgatctaattttttgtcagcagtctccactggtttccatggattttcgcaaaaattagcatgtttaaagacaaaaaataaaaaaagttgtcaaaatgttcaatctgtgagagtgcagctttaagtttaataaaGAAACTCAAACCAATTAAATACTTGACATAGATAAAATATCTacaaacaatgttaaattaGACCCAACACATTCGGAAGAAGTTCGACATACCCAAAACACCGATTCATAGCGATACTCGACTGTACATCAGAAGTTTAGAGTTGACGGCCTTTGGAGTGCTAGAACTTAAGCTAACTGGTTTTAACTATAATTTCTTCATTCATTAATCAATGATACCAAAAGGTTGCCAGTAAAACAGTAAGCTAAAATACAGAGATTCAGACAGGCTGCATAAAAGCTAAACCAAACGGTAAAGACAATTCAAGACCACAATTCTGAAaagatgttgatttttttatcatgcagaaatacaaatgaaatggtaaaaataattgCGATTAAACAGTGGTTGTATGCCATGTAATAATTAAGACAtaattgttttccaaataatGTATGCAATGATTACACGTAGATTGTAGCTGGGAactcatttattaaattaaatttttgttttgaacacCGGATCTTTATTACGGTTTTGACTACTTGTCCcggaaatgttattatattgtttatgagATCTACAAATTGATTACGTAAGTAATAACGTCTGTATGGTTCTATATTTTACTCCACAGATCAATTTCGCGGACGTCAAGTGAGCCGAGGGACACAGATGCAATTCCTGAGCTTAGTGATCCGAAGAGGCCATCCAAAGTCGCAGAGAAACTGAAAGAGCTCTACGAAATCGAATGGAAGAATGCACTCGACAGTCTTGATCAATCGATacctgaaacagaaaatataaaatcactATTAGACGtcttaaatgtaataattcaTACGTATGATGTTTTGTATCTGATCTCACTCACTATTTATTtcgaaaaatatttatatctgaAATATATTACTGGCAAGGCTGCCAAAATGGCatctatattatatattcattaataaaaatcGGTTGCTTATTAACACTATACCTTAGCTATACGCAATGCACATGTCTGTATATATTCAAGGATATTTTCCATCGCTGCAAAGCATTGGCAAGGAACACGTTAATGAAGGATGTGCCAACTGCTGAATATCTAACAATTGAGGTAAATGTTTATGGTCTAAGTAACGTGTCTCTACAGTAACGTTTGACTTTTGAAACTTGCTTTGTCACGCCGCATAACAACATCACCGCTTAgttttttgtgtccacttaaccaagctttgaactagacttttagaGACGTAAAATCTGACAGAGATAaagtaagatcggtttaaatgtgaaccaaaccaattgatctttctgcgaaaacgtttgaaatgacgttttgGCCGACTTAAGGCCGGAGTATATGTTACGACACCGCACAACACAGTCCTTTTATgacaatcagaaaattgaatcgtCGTATGCCGTAACATCAACACAAAATTAGTTTTGGGCACTTGAACAATAGGACTCAGATGACTGAtatagggtcatcatggacgTCTTTCTTGCATTAATTGTGTATTATGCACTAGTTATTTGTAACCAAGAAAATTTAGATGTTAAACTCTCCAAGGGGTGTAagaatttattttcaactttcaatattttcttaactttaaaatattaccttaaatttgaccaataTGCCTGCATTCTTTTcacgtgttttttttccaaaatgacagtaatatgctacgccctaatctttaccatcatcataatcaacaacatcatcacaaccaacatcatcatcaccacaatcacaacTACTATCATCATCACccccacaaccatcatcatcataattatcatcgtcatcatcaacgtcatcaccatcgtttttgttgaaatattaaagctcgatttttttagctttatatTAAATGGTTAAGTTAATCCTCTTTAGTGGCAAAACGGCACAGTTGCGCcctatataagcaatttctgcgTTAAGCGTTAAGCGTCGTCGCATAAACTTGGTcgccctgtttatgcgttgaaaatcaccgcataaaggaaaaaaaacacgtttatgcggcgatactgctatgcggcgttacagaGCATATCAAACGCGTCCAGAGCGACCTTCAACCTCTATAGTGttttagcatatatatatttatggcaTACATGTTATAACGGAAAATGTGCGTTgacataaatcattaaaaaatatattaatgaaataatttgaagaagaatatgaaatagaaaataaaataaaaaaagcagaCAGTATATTTAGAAGTGAATTATATTTATACTGAAATCTTGTTCACGCTTATATGATACAGATGATCCCACAAGAACAGCTTTCATCACAGTCGAGACAAGTGAAGGCGTATTTCGAGAAGTGTGTAGAAGTATGCTGGTTGGCAGCAGTGCAGGACCCGCCATTGGAACTCAACTTCAGTCCCGGTGAAAAGTTTGATACAGCACTTTTCAAAGATTATACCGAAAGAGGACCATATGTGGAATTTCAGGTACAGTTattttttgaatgatatttcgtatgaaattttgtcaaaaggattagtttggaaaataaaatggCTGTGATCAGtctgtatttcaaacaaaataatcaaaggtATCGTGTTTTATATATCACTCATGCATTGTTACAtatatgctttttattatgaaagtCTATGATCacatagttttaaaccttttatttgatAAGGCAGACTGCGTGTGATGCTCTtcgtttcaaacaataactgcatcatatctttgaaaagctTTTGCATTCGGTTCTCAGAactgtattccttcgtctgcagataaaGTTGGGGTCCCctatcattgaagtacttgcttatttattagtttattattaataaaatgtaccTTTTACGTTTTGACGTTATTCAAGATTGTTGGCGTGaaagtgaggttgtgcacacaaactggtttaaacccccaagtaaatttacattttactgaccgttccaaagcggtacctaacaatccttgataaacaatcaataaatatttaaccaaGCCccgaacatacatgtatacaacagTTGTATCAATCATTTCAGGTGTGGCCTGCACTTCATCTTCATGAAGCTGGGCCCTTATTGACAAAAGGAGTAGCACAAGGCTGCCAACAAAATCCATATAATCATAGAATCGGCATTCCATCTGATCAGTCGCTCACGCCTCAAAACAAACAACCACGGTTTAATGAAGAAATCAGAGATGCCGATCGACAAAATTATTCTCGGCATGTGTCGTCAACGAAATGAAACCAAAATCATTCTGCTACTTTCTACCAGGGAACGACACGGTCGGGTGACAGGTATAATACTGGAGAACATCATAAAACAATGCAACCAGGTAGACTTGGACATCAAGGTTATAGAGACACTCAAATCAAAACGAACAATGCACACAAACATACGCCGACGACTTCAATGacatcaataaaataacaataacttgtcccttttcttcaaaaaaacaaacgAATATACAAGTGGATGTTGTCATTCATAGGAAAATACGAAAGGCAAGTTCCATTATACACTGTTCAATTATTTTGTGACCAAATGAgcgtttaaacatgtttaaccattataaatacattttatataaaacagcgGATCGTTTGCTTGTTAAACAGTGTGCTACGTatttgtattgtacatgtattattcatTGGTGGTTTTtctgtatacatatatatatcattcagTATTCATATTGTTTCTTGATGCCTTCTATTATAACATGTAGATTAGGCCCCATAATTAATACTTAATGTTTGACTACATGGGATGTTTCATGGTATTATTCATATGAATTGTAtaatttcatttgcatttatatacTCTGGCTagcatatttaaatacatgtattacctTAATCAGCAGCATCCATTGACTTTGCCGCTATGTCAATGGTGCGACTCGGCCATCTGAGGGGTTATGACTGAAAATTTCCACATCGAGCTTTTTATGTAGTCTTTTAGATTCGTTATGTATTCGGCGTGTAAATAACTGTGGTTATACattcataaatcatttttcatccTTGGGTATTTATGAATTCCCATTTGCATGATTACATATCGACCCAGAGCAGCTTTGATTGTATGTACAGTATAGTGTAGATCGCTTTGAATATAGAggaaataaagtt from Mya arenaria isolate MELC-2E11 chromosome 3, ASM2691426v1 harbors:
- the LOC128228481 gene encoding uncharacterized protein LOC128228481 encodes the protein MQSCRDCLRKDKDILDLKEQLNRSNRYEHKRKCPECEMNEATVSSLHDHIKQLENQIADTSRQLDNLKQSLKKERSEKEDALTCLSSLASSELRDNNPNITNLSDQNRPTKIAEKMSELYDNEWTEAFDSLVQSKSETDIIVSLSGVLKEVFEICTRLAWTNFFENIQAAIYPNIQKEPLSDHFKQQVKEYRKLRAPGMTKHLLKVVREKIPRGMLPSQSKEMMAYFAKCLEVSWLAAVQDPPLALNFCPGEKFDTALFKDYNKRVGPYVEFLMIPQEQLSSQSRQVKAYFEKCVEVCWLAAVQDPPLELNFSPGEKFDTALFKDYTERGPYVEFQVWPALHLHEAGPLLTKGVAQGCQQNPYNHRIGIPSDQSLTPQNKQPRFNEEIRDADRQNYSRHVSSTK
- the LOC128227505 gene encoding uncharacterized protein LOC128227505, producing MLPSQSKEMMAYFAKCLEVSWLAAVQDPPLALNFCPGEKFDTALFKDYNKRVGPYVEFLVWPALHLYANGPLLTKGVAQGCQQNPYNRRRFIPSDQSFTFRFEQQRSISRTSSEPRDTDAIPELSDPKRPSKVAEKLKELYEIEWKNALDSLDQSIPETENIKSLLDVLNDIFHRCKALARNTLMKDVPTAEYLTIEMIPQEQLSSQSRQVKAYFEKCVEVCWLAAVQDPPLELNFSPGEKFDTALFKDYTERGPYVEFQVQLFFE